Below is a window of Paenibacillus bovis DNA.
ATGCCGCCGACGATTTGGTAAGGGATATCCGATTTGATCAGAATTTCCTCTATTACCCGGGACTGGGCATTGGTACGGTACAAAATTGCATGATCCTGATACGGCCGGCCTGTTTTTACACTTTTATGAATTTCCGAAGTAACGAAATATCCTTCATCATGTTCGGAGTCGGCACGGTATACCTTGATCTTGGCGCCGCCTTCTTTGTCGGTCCACAGTTTCTTGGGCTTACGACCGCTGTTGTTGCCAATAACTTCGTTGGCTGCACTCAGAATATTAGACGTGGAACGATAGTTCTGTTCCAGCAGGATCGTTTTGGCTTCCGGATAATCTTCTTCAAAATTCAGAATGTTCGTAATATCTGCTCCACGCCAGCGGTAGATCGATTGATCGCTATCGCCGACTACACAGATGTTATGATGCGCATCCGCCAGCATTTTACACAGCATATACTGCGCACGGTTGGTATCCTGATACTCATCGACATGGATGTAGCGGAATTTCTTCTGGTAAAATTCCAGCACTTCCGGTACTTCCTTGAACAGCTGGATCGTCGTCATGATCAGATCATCAAAATCGAGCGAGTTGTTGGCACGAAGCTTGCGTTGGTACATCGTGTATACTTTGGACGCCAGACCTTCAAAATAGTCACCGATCTTCTGCTCATACTGGGCAGGCGTTACCAGTTCGTTCTTGGCAGCGCTGATCATCGCCTGAACGGCTTTCGGTTCGAATTTCTTGGTGTCCATATTCAGATCTTTCATACAGGAACGGATTACCGACAGCTGATCGCCGGAATCCAGAATGGAAAAGTTGGAAGTAAAACCGATCCGTTCGATATCTTTGCGCAAAATACGGACGCACATGGAGTGAAAAGTAGATACCCAGATCTCGCGACCGTCACGGCCGACCAGCTGGGCAACACGATCCTGCATCTCGCGTGCAGCCTTATTGGTAAATGTGATCGCCAGTATGCCCCACGGTGCAGACTTGCGGGAATCAATAATATGGGCGATACGGTGTGTCAGTACCCGGGTCTTACCGCTACCTGCACCTGCCATAATGAGCAGTGGTCCATCTGTGGTGAGCGCAGCTTCTTTTTGTCTGGGATTCAGGCGGTTGATTGCATCCTGTATATTTACAGTCGTCATGTAGAAGTCTTGCCCCTTTCAGAATAGAAATAGGATATAAAAAATAAAGAGTCAGCCGATTGGCTTGCTTGATAAAGGCCTGTATATGTTGAACCATGTTATGTGGTGTGTACGAATCAAAGCGTGGATAGTGAGTCAAGTATGGTTAAACGTTAATGAGCCGCCTGTTGTAACAAGAACAGGCATTATTGCGATACATTGCATTAAACTGTGTAAGCAGTTCGTATGATCATCATTGGAATCATATTGTATTTTGAATCATCCGTATCAATGATTCCGGTAAACGGAATATTCAGCTTTTCACTGCCGCTACTGTCTCCAGCGCGTGATCCAAATCGCTGTAGAGGCTGTTGCCCACAATAATTGTATCACAGACCTGCCGGGCTATTCTGGCCGTCTCTGCATTATGAATACCTCCACCGTAAAAAACGCTGGCTTCACCGGCAGCACGCCGAATATCCGCTGCCAGCTCCATATCTCCAAACCGGCCGCTGTATTCGATATAGATGATCGGCAGCTTGAGCAGACGGTCTGCTACCTGTGCATATGCCGCAGCACGATCTCTATCAATAGCAGTCAATGCGTCCGTCAGACGGGCTACTGTCGAATCGGGATTCAGTACAATATACCCTTCCGGCACCATCAGCTCCCAAGGGATCAGATGGCTGTACTGCTCAACCGCTTGTACATGCTGCCCGAGCAGCCATTTGCTATGATCGGTATTCAGTACCATCGGGATCATGTACAGGTCAAATCCGGGTACTACAGCTTCCAGATCGGATACTTCGAGTACACAGGGAAGTTCGTACCGGCGTACACGGGACATCAGATCCACCGTATTATCATAGGTTACTCCGGACGAACCACCAATCATAATGGCATCGGTACCGGACAGACAAATACGATCCAGATCTTCGTCCGAGATCAGACGGTCGGGGTCCAATTTGAATACGTGCTGCCACGCTTTAATTTCATCTCTCAACCTTCATTCCTCCGTCTTTCTGCAACCTTCAGAATAAGTCTATGACAGTGCTTGTACAGTGTCAATTTTTTGTTCGTATTTGATGGGAACAAAGTTATATTATACGATATTTCATAGCATGTTTGCACCTTAATTTGCAAATAAAAATGCCCCGTCTGTTCAAACGGGGCATTGGCATACAAAGCTCTTTTCTGGGGTCAGTCAACTGCGCTGTATCTTGATCCATTATGTTGATACCGAATCTTAATACGCATTTTTATTTACAAATCCATTGCGGATCGTTTTGCAAATAATCTTGATATCGAATAACAGCGACCAGTTCTCGATATAAAAAATATCGTGATTGATCCGTTCCTCGATCGATGTGTCTCCGCGCAGTCCGTTGCTCTGCGCCCAACCGGTGATTCCCGGACGGACATGGTGTTTGACCATGTATTTGGGGATCTCCTCCCGGAACTGCTCCACGAAATAAGGACGTTCTGGCCGTGGTCCGACTACGCTCATATCACCGATCAGTACATTAAAGAACTGCGGCAGCTCATCCAGACTCGTACGCCGGATAAAGGAACCAAACTTGGTCTTGCGCGGATCATCGGCTGTCGTCCATCCGGTATCGATCTGTCCTTCCGGGATAACCCGCATAGAGCGGAACTTGAACATCATAAATGTCCGCCGGTTAAGTCCAACGCGTTCCTGCTTGAAAATGATCGGTCCTGACGAAGTCAGCTTCACTCCGATAGCCACAAACAGCATGATCGGTGAAGTGATAATAATAGCTGCCAATGAAAACACAATATCGAACAGCCTTTTGAAAATCCGATTGGCTGCAATATCCAGCGGAATATCACGTACATTGATCATCGGCATTCCCGCAAAATTATCAAAGTAAGGACGTGCCGGCAAATAGTCAAAGAAGTCGGGAATAATCAGCGTTCGTACACCGGCTTTTTCGCATTCGGCAATAATCAGTGGATACTTGTTATGCGCATCCAGCGGCAGTGCCAGAATGACTTCATCGATCATCATCTCCTGCAGCTTGCGCCCCAGATCATCGATTTTGCCCAGTACCGGCTTATACTTTTTCAATTCGATGCCATCAAAGGTACGATAGTCATCGAGGAAACCGACAATTTCGTAGCCCATCTCCGGATACTGCATCAGATTGTCGTAGAACCGCTTGCCGAGCGAACCGGCACCCAGGATCAGCACAAACTGCTTGTTAAATCCCTTTTGACGGGCACGCTTGAGCCCCAGCTTGATCACATAGCGATATGCCATAATGAGCAGCAGATTCAATACAACATACAGCAGCAGATAGTAACGCGAGATATTGATCTCTTTGAAAAAGAACAAAGCGCCAAGCAGCATAAAAATGCTGACTGCATGGGTCTGTACAATTTTCAGCAGCTCATCGGCAAAACGCTTTTTGCGCTTGGGAGAATACAGACTGCTGATAACCCCGATCAGAATAGCGATAACACCATAGATCAGGCTCCATTTGCCATACGTCTCGAACGGCAGTGCTCCATAGCCAGCCGGAGGGCTGTCATACGGAAGAATATCACTCTGGAATTTGATAAACCAGGCGATCAGAAAGGAAATTTGAATCACAGAGAAATCCGCCAGAATATACAGTCTGGTCAAAAAGCGCTGATTTTTGCGGATCACGTATGGACTCTCCTTTCTGAATCGGATACCGACGCCGGCGTGGCACGCAGCAGTTTATTTTTGAGTAGGGAAAGCATCAGTTTGACACCGATCCCCGTGTAGACAATCCCATTGGTGATAAATGAATACTTTTGCTGGTAATGCTTGCGGTGAAACAACCACATCGCCCGGTGGAATTCATAAATGATCTTGAACGGCTTGCGCCGGCTGCTGGCACCTTTGTGATGCACGATGAATGTGTCTGCGCGGTAGTGGATCTCCCAGCCTGCTTCTTTGATCCGGTAGCACCAGTCGATATCTTCCCCGTACATAAAGAATTCTTCATCCAGCCCGCCGATCTGCTCGATCACCTCGCGGCGTACCAGCATAAAAGCACCAACCAGCGAATCCACCTGATACGATTCATCCGGGCTCAGATAGCCCAGCTGGTAACCGTTGAACTTCGGATTGTTCGGAAACAGCTTCGAAAAGCCGAATGCATAATAGAACGATGCCGATGGTGTCGGGAATCCGCGCTTGCACGCTTTATCCAGTGAGCCATCCGGAAGAATAATTTTGCAACCGGATGCTCCTGCACGAGGATGATTATCCAT
It encodes the following:
- a CDS encoding heptaprenylglyceryl phosphate synthase, with amino-acid sequence MRDEIKAWQHVFKLDPDRLISDEDLDRICLSGTDAIMIGGSSGVTYDNTVDLMSRVRRYELPCVLEVSDLEAVVPGFDLYMIPMVLNTDHSKWLLGQHVQAVEQYSHLIPWELMVPEGYIVLNPDSTVARLTDALTAIDRDRAAAYAQVADRLLKLPIIYIEYSGRFGDMELAADIRRAAGEASVFYGGGIHNAETARIARQVCDTIIVGNSLYSDLDHALETVAAVKS
- a CDS encoding undecaprenyl-phosphate glucose phosphotransferase, producing the protein MIRKNQRFLTRLYILADFSVIQISFLIAWFIKFQSDILPYDSPPAGYGALPFETYGKWSLIYGVIAILIGVISSLYSPKRKKRFADELLKIVQTHAVSIFMLLGALFFFKEINISRYYLLLYVVLNLLLIMAYRYVIKLGLKRARQKGFNKQFVLILGAGSLGKRFYDNLMQYPEMGYEIVGFLDDYRTFDGIELKKYKPVLGKIDDLGRKLQEMMIDEVILALPLDAHNKYPLIIAECEKAGVRTLIIPDFFDYLPARPYFDNFAGMPMINVRDIPLDIAANRIFKRLFDIVFSLAAIIITSPIMLFVAIGVKLTSSGPIIFKQERVGLNRRTFMMFKFRSMRVIPEGQIDTGWTTADDPRKTKFGSFIRRTSLDELPQFFNVLIGDMSVVGPRPERPYFVEQFREEIPKYMVKHHVRPGITGWAQSNGLRGDTSIEERINHDIFYIENWSLLFDIKIICKTIRNGFVNKNAY
- a CDS encoding glycosyltransferase family 2 protein, producing MDVSVLILNYNTCQLTMDCIQSVYNSQTQYSYEIIVVDNHSSDDSTTRIPAAYPNIVFIANQDNGGFAKGNNIGMKIARGRYTLLLNSDTIVQPDTLETMVSFMDNHPRAGASGCKIILPDGSLDKACKRGFPTPSASFYYAFGFSKLFPNNPKFNGYQLGYLSPDESYQVDSLVGAFMLVRREVIEQIGGLDEEFFMYGEDIDWCYRIKEAGWEIHYRADTFIVHHKGASSRRKPFKIIYEFHRAMWLFHRKHYQQKYSFITNGIVYTGIGVKLMLSLLKNKLLRATPASVSDSERRVHT